DNA sequence from the Antennarius striatus isolate MH-2024 chromosome 3, ASM4005453v1, whole genome shotgun sequence genome:
gtgctgtgtttcagggggcctgtgcatacactgactgttaactaagacatgtaaacatgtaaacccctgagtgacaatgtaatttccctgcggggattaagaaagtatacttcttctactttattttttcatttgtttttggacCCTTTTTTTAACCCGTCCTTTTAAATCCCTGATCTTGATTCGGTATTGGATTCTGAACTGAATCTGCTGTTGTGTATGTACATATTGTACAATAATTAGTTTTGCAGATGATGGTAAATAATTGTCCACCTGCTAGAAAGACAGCCGTCTATAAGACTCATTGAGCCAGAGGTAGTTTTTACTATGAAATGGAGTGAAAACAGGACAAACAAATGCCGCTGTAACGTTACTTATGACATCTTCTCACATTTAATCTCACATTTCATAATGTGCAGAGGATTTGAATCCACACGtgcatatatacatgtacatatatataatactTCTGATACAACTGCTTATCATCACTCATTTGAAGTTTGCATATTTTCTAATTGTCACTTGAAAGAATTTGCAATAAAAGTCGTACTTTGAGAAACGAAATGCTGTGCGTACGAGTTATTTGATACAAGCTGTCActgtgtccatatttttgtttgacattgaAGCAAAATCCTAAACACGAGTGATGCCTGAACCCTTACTGGTAATCCGTTTCAACATGGTGGTGTGTGTAGCACACTGAAAACAGTGTGGGTGTTCTCAAAACAACACTAACAGGAGAACAAAATTTTTCTGCTtcagttttcagttgtttcattAGACTAAGCGTTATTTAGAAAAATGTATcatgtgaatgaataaaaaaaaagattgtactCATGTACGGTTTTTGCTCATTAAGGTCCTGTAGTTCCAGGAATTTCCAAATTTTTGCAAATCTATTATTCCAGTTTCATGTGAAAGATtacacagttgttgtttttattaataatgaaggGGGAAGTAGAAAGTTTAAAGTTTTGACTTTTCCTCTGATACATGAAGCCTTGTCAGAATTATTGTTAGCATaatctttaaattaattttacatttgtatttatgCATGTTACTGGGAAGATGTTCAAACACAGAAAGCagcattgaaaataaaatgttttattattattatttctttaatttatatttttgtctttttttttcttccttaaaataatgcattttgtgAACACTTCTGTGTTAAACTACGTATGTTTCATGTTACAGGAGGTCTGCAACAGCCTGTACAGAAACCTGTTTAACAGAATAAACCAGAAGTTGCCCAGTAAAGTGTTATCTTATCATCTAGACAACAATCCTCTGATCAGGAAACCAGGAAACTACGTTGTTTCTCATCACACAAGATTATAAAGATTTTACCAAAATTCCAGAATGTTCAGCAGACATTTATATTCATATCAGCGTTTGGGTGGTTTGACCATCATCCTCCATTGTGACATCTCATAGGGTAAACCTGGATATTCCTCACTTCCTTGTGCTGAGTTTATTAACCGCCAACTCAGCAGCAACTTCTCACATAATCAACTCTCTGCCAGACCTTGTCCTTCTTAAAGGCTGGATTAGTCTGCTAGTTCACTAGATGTGTATCATTGATATGAAAACATGTCGATCACTGGATTTTCAGCAtacgtgtgtttgttttttgctggcTGCTTCTGTTGTTTTAAAGCCATGCCAGCTAGGCTCAGGCAGGAGGTTCAGAATGACAGACCTGTAATTGGTGAGTGAAAATTTACTATTACTATGGGCTTCAAATATAGCCAAACTACATTTCTGCAGTTACCGATCTTCTTTGCGTTCTTGTCATACAGGTATTTTGACACAGATAGTTTCAGATGAAGTCATGAAACCATATGGGAAGACCTACATACCTGCCTCCTATGTGAAATACATTGAGTCAGGGGGAAGCAGAGTAATGCCTATCAGGTGAATGGATTTTTGTAATTTATGCAGTAAATTAAACCATATGATTCATCTAAGTGGAAATTATTAATGCATGATCAGTTAACGTCTttgcagatacagtatttgtacattttaataTCTTAAACAGTATCTGCAAAGTAAAAAGATATTtctttattcagttttattttagaatgttttaaggataataatatttaaatgttgtacATATACAACTGCCATTAAGATTACTcgaaatgaatttatttattgttgatattttttctaATGGAATTTGATTTCTCTATTACCTGTTTCCACCTGTGTGAGCTTTACCTCTTTGCTGCCCGAACAAATTATGTACTGAGGAAACAATTTGTTTTGACCCCCACAGACTGACTCTTACCACTGCTGAATATGAAGCAATCTTCAGACAGATAAATGGGTGAGTGTTATTGTGAGTTTTATTCATTAACAGTGCTTCTCATCAGCCTTCAACCAGCCTGTCACATCTTTAACTCTGTGATGTCTCCTCAGCCTGCTTTTCATCGGGGGAGCCGTAGATTTGGAGAAGTCAGACTTTGCCAGAGTGgccaagattttttttgcacttgCTCGGATGGTTTGTACAGACggacattctctctctctctctctctctctctctctctctctctctctctctctctctctctctcttacttaATACTTTGCCTTACAGTATTTTGCTGCTGAATTATATGATAAGATCATGAAAGATACTGAAGCGTAATGTAAGTGACGTTTATAATATGCATAGTAGAGTTGCTCAACCAACTGAAGCGAAATAATCCTATAATTATTGTTCCCTTAGTATCTGTACTCATTAATTCAAGCTTTATACTGATATGATATGACTATTGAGCGGAATTCTCACAAAGTAACTTCACTTTTTTAGACACAAACGTGAAAACACCAGACTCTGTGTTACAGGCCAATGATGCTGGAGATGTTTTCCCCATCTGGGGCACCTGCATGGGCCTGCAGCTGCTGACTGTACTGGTGGCTGGTGAAAATCTGCTGACAAAGACAACTGCTGAAAATATAGCATTACCCCTCAACCTGACAGCAGGTCACAATTCAGTGCTTTatcttctttatttaaaacaatttagtTTATTCCAAATGAACACAGTCTCATTTCATATTAAGAACCAGAGGAATATGCTCTAAATAGATATGTTTTCTGGAGAAGCTGCATGTAAAACCACTTTCTACCACTTGGTGTCAGTAGAAACAATTTAGACATGAGATTTGAACACTCCTGTCAGACATGTTCTTATTTTACCATACACATTTACTAAATTGATTTTAGACCTTTCTGTTCG
Encoded proteins:
- the LOC137592891 gene encoding gamma-glutamyl hydrolase, with amino-acid sequence MSITGFSAYVCLFFAGCFCCFKAMPARLRQEVQNDRPVIGILTQIVSDEVMKPYGKTYIPASYVKYIESGGSRVMPIRLTLTTAEYEAIFRQINGLLFIGGAVDLEKSDFARVAKIFFALARMANDAGDVFPIWGTCMGLQLLTVLVAGENLLTKTTAENIALPLNLTAEAASSRMFESFPTELMNALTTEPLTGNFHHYGITVENFWQNEKLHNFFSILSTNIAENRAHFVSTIEGKKYPFYGTQWHPEVNRFQWGIRWSYPHSSHAVQLSSLLANFFTDEGRRSLHQFDNPEEEASSLIYNYTPVYAANFTGYEQIYFF